One window from the genome of Pedobacter schmidteae encodes:
- a CDS encoding efflux RND transporter periplasmic adaptor subunit, with amino-acid sequence MQNTIKNIGILTTIAVAIFISGCSEQVKETPKDEKFELTDTLVSRLQIDTVKGADNQTDINLSAKIAANEEKMAKIYPMVSGHVQNVPVKLGDRVSKGQLLATMTSAEMAGFDKEAISATAELRNAQRSLKLTEDLYNSGLASARELEQAKNDLLVKQAEDKRSRSILKLNGGNKNGIYALTSPLSGFITEKNVTTNMQVRPDNNQNLFTVADLSDVWALINIYESDISKVKEGDEVNISILSYPDKSFKGKISKIYNMLDNDSKVMNARVVINNPGYLLKPGMMATVQINTKSDSSLPSVNVSCLIFDNNKYYVLVLDKVKKIRIQEIGLSRKFEDRAYISKGLSPGDRVVASKQLFLYDSLKP; translated from the coding sequence ATGCAAAACACCATAAAAAACATTGGAATATTAACTACCATAGCCGTTGCCATATTTATATCGGGCTGCAGCGAACAGGTAAAAGAAACCCCTAAAGATGAAAAATTTGAGCTGACCGACACACTTGTGAGCAGACTGCAAATAGATACCGTAAAAGGTGCTGATAACCAAACCGACATCAATCTCTCGGCAAAGATTGCCGCCAATGAGGAAAAGATGGCTAAAATATATCCAATGGTAAGCGGCCATGTTCAAAATGTGCCGGTAAAACTGGGCGACCGTGTTAGCAAAGGGCAGCTGTTGGCCACCATGACCAGCGCCGAAATGGCCGGATTTGACAAGGAAGCCATTAGTGCAACAGCCGAATTACGAAATGCACAACGCAGTCTCAAACTTACTGAAGATTTGTACAACAGCGGCCTGGCGTCGGCCAGAGAACTGGAGCAGGCAAAAAATGACTTGTTGGTAAAACAAGCCGAGGACAAAAGAAGCCGTTCTATCCTGAAGCTAAATGGAGGAAATAAAAATGGGATCTATGCTTTAACATCCCCCTTATCCGGCTTCATCACCGAAAAAAATGTGACGACTAATATGCAGGTGAGACCAGATAATAATCAGAACCTTTTTACAGTAGCAGATCTTTCAGATGTATGGGCGCTGATCAACATTTATGAAAGCGATATCTCAAAAGTAAAAGAAGGCGATGAAGTCAATATCTCTATCCTCTCTTATCCCGACAAGTCCTTTAAGGGAAAGATAAGCAAAATTTATAATATGCTGGATAATGATAGCAAAGTAATGAATGCACGGGTGGTGATTAACAATCCAGGTTATTTATTAAAACCAGGGATGATGGCCACTGTACAGATCAATACAAAAAGTGACAGCAGCTTACCTTCTGTAAATGTAAGCTGCCTCATTTTCGACAATAACAAATACTACGTACTGGTGTTGGACAAAGTGAAGAAAATCAGGATACAGGAAATAGGGTTGAGCCGAAAGTTTGAAGATAGGGCTTACATCAGCAAAGGACTTAGCCCGGGCGACCGTGTGGTTGCGTCGAAGCAGCTTTTCCTTTACGACAGCTTAAAACCATAA
- a CDS encoding TolC family protein — translation MVRISLKLNLFLGILPLLFTAAATSAQTKNTIRLSLSEAEQRFVQHNYQLIAQQFQTDQAKAEVITARLFDNPEISYENLLYNPETKRFLGTSWTSGQYQAAISQMIKLAGKRNKNIKLATSGVKMAEYQYFDLMRTLRYNLSSTFYKTYYNQQSAKVYEQQINSLKLLLSTNEQQLKLGNVALKDVIRIKSLLYTLQGEYSALMNEIEDTQTEIKLMTNLPANADLALVVSAEEEQNYQPDKQVYTNLLDSARNNRADLQLAKTGISYAENNLKLQKANSIPDVELSLTYDMKGSYPENYTGIGVKFPLPLFNRNQGEIKKARIAIDAGKTQLQQQDAQLENEVYNSYISALRTEHLYQGFDKNFNADFDKLIAEVIKNFKNRNIGLIEFLDFYDSYKASTLQMNSLKYERMNAKEQINFVTGSNIFK, via the coding sequence ATGGTCCGCATATCGTTAAAACTCAATTTATTTTTAGGCATATTGCCCCTGCTCTTTACAGCGGCTGCAACATCAGCTCAAACTAAAAATACCATCAGGCTTAGTTTATCCGAAGCAGAACAACGCTTTGTGCAGCACAATTATCAACTTATTGCCCAACAATTTCAAACCGATCAGGCCAAAGCAGAAGTCATTACCGCCCGTCTATTTGACAATCCGGAAATCAGTTATGAAAACCTGCTGTACAATCCGGAAACCAAAAGATTTTTGGGTACCAGCTGGACATCGGGGCAGTATCAGGCGGCCATATCGCAAATGATTAAGCTGGCTGGAAAGCGCAACAAGAACATCAAACTGGCAACTTCAGGCGTAAAAATGGCTGAATACCAATACTTCGACCTGATGCGGACCTTGCGTTACAACCTCAGTTCGACTTTTTACAAAACCTATTATAACCAGCAATCGGCCAAGGTTTACGAACAACAGATCAACTCCTTAAAACTGCTCTTAAGTACCAATGAACAACAACTAAAGTTGGGTAATGTTGCGCTTAAAGACGTCATTAGAATCAAATCGTTACTGTATACCCTGCAGGGAGAATATAGTGCGCTGATGAACGAAATTGAAGATACACAGACAGAAATTAAGCTGATGACCAACCTACCTGCAAATGCAGATCTGGCATTGGTTGTATCGGCGGAAGAAGAACAAAACTATCAGCCGGATAAACAAGTGTATACCAATTTACTGGATTCCGCACGGAACAATCGGGCCGACCTACAACTAGCCAAAACGGGAATTAGTTATGCAGAAAACAACCTGAAATTGCAAAAAGCAAACAGCATACCTGATGTGGAGCTGTCGCTTACTTATGACATGAAGGGAAGCTATCCGGAGAACTATACCGGAATTGGCGTTAAATTTCCCTTACCCTTGTTTAACCGCAATCAGGGAGAAATAAAAAAGGCCAGAATTGCCATAGACGCGGGAAAAACACAGTTACAGCAACAGGATGCCCAGTTGGAAAATGAAGTATACAACAGTTATATTTCGGCACTACGCACAGAACACCTGTACCAGGGTTTCGACAAAAACTTTAACGCAGATTTCGATAAACTGATCGCCGAAGTCATTAAAAACTTTAAAAACCGAAATATCGGTCTGATCGAGTTTCTGGATTTCTATGATTCCTATAAAGCCAGCACACTACAAATGAATAGCTTAAAATACGAACGTATGAACGCGAAAGAACAAATCAATTTTGTAACCGGATCAAACATTTTTAAATAA